Proteins found in one Sorghum bicolor cultivar BTx623 chromosome 1, Sorghum_bicolor_NCBIv3, whole genome shotgun sequence genomic segment:
- the LOC8055615 gene encoding pyruvate kinase isozyme G, chloroplastic has protein sequence MAAAAEIGGFTAARVAAAAALRPAAHPAPAAAAPPQPRRAVAAQSLRTTTAEVLTADLAGTTNGAVHAQMNSEATSEITSQAVISRRKTKIVCTIGPSTNTREMIWKLAETGMNVARLNMSHGDHQSHQKVIDLVKEYNTQNTDGNVIAIMLDTKGPEVRSGDVPEPIMLKEGQEFNFTIKRGVSTEDTVSVNYDDFINDVEAGDILLVDGGMMSLAVKSKTADTVKCEVVDGGELKSRRHLNVRGKSATLPSITEKDWEDIKFGVENGVDFYAVSFVKDAKVIHELKDYLKGANADIHVIPKIESADSIPNLQSIIAASDGAMVARGDLGAELPIEDVPLLQAEIVQTCRSMEKPVIVATNMLESMIDHPTPTRAEVSDIAIAVREGADAIMLSGETAHGKYPLKAVKVMHTVALRTESSLYNPTTSPSLVASAQGLQNEEFSPSQLSKMFGSHATMMANTLRTPIIVFTQTGSMAVLLSHYRPSSTLFAFTNEERVKQRLALYQGVIPIHMQFSDDAEETFSRAISSLLKAQYVKKGDYVTLVQSGVTSIWREESTHHIQVRKVQV, from the exons ATGGCGGCCGCGGCAGAGATCGGTGGTTTCACAGCGGCgagagtggcggcggcggcggcgctcaggCCGGCTGCGCACCcagccccggcggcggcggcgccaccgcaGCCCAGGAGGGCTGTGGCGGCGCAGTCGCTGCGGACGACCACCGCCGAGGTGCTGACGGCGGATCTCGCCGGCACGACCAACGGCGCGGTGCACGCTCAG ATGAATAGTGAGGCTACTAGTGAAATCACTTCACAGGCAGTTATTTCTAGGAGGAAGACAAAGATAGTCTGCACCATAGGTCCCTCAACCAACACTCGTGAGATGATTTGGAAGCTTGCAGAGACTGGAATGAATGTAGCACGCCTTAATATGTCCCATGGTGACCACCAGTCACACCAGAAGGTTATTGATTTGGTCAAGGAGTACAACACACAGAACACTGATGGCAATGTTATTGCCATCATGCTGGACACTAAG GGTCCTGAAGTTAGAAGTGGGGATGTTCCAGAGCCAATCATGCTCAAGGAAGGTCAAGAGTTCAACTTCACGATTAAAAGAGGGGTGAGCACTGAAGACACTGTCAGTGTGAACTATGATGACTTCATAAATGATGTTGAAGCTGGTGACATACTGTTAGTGGATG GAGGAATGATGTCGCTTGCTGTGAAGTCTAAAACAGCCGATACAGTCAAGTGTGAAGTAGTTGACGGTGGGgaattgaaatcaaggcgccaCCTAAATGTCCGTGGAAAGAGTGCTACTTTGCCATCTATCACTG AGAAGGATTGGGAAGACATAAAATTTGGTGTCGAAAACGGTGTTGATTTCTATGCAGTTTcctttgtgaaggatgccaaagTTATTCATGAATTAAAGGACTACCTTAAAG GTGCTAATGCGGATATACATGTCATTCCAAAAATTGAAAGTGCAGATTCAATACCAAATCTGCAGTCCATTATTGCTGCTTCAGATGGG GCAATGGTAGCACGTGGAGACCTTGGTGCTGAACTTCCCATTGAGGACGTTCCTTTGCTACAG GCAGAGATTGTTCAAACATGTCGAAGCATGGAGAAACCAGTCATTGTCgctacaaatatgttggaaaGCATGATTGACCATCCTACTCCAACTAGGGCAGAGGTTTCTGACATAGCTATTGCAGTCCGGGAAGGTGCTGATGCCATCATGTTATCTGGCGAAACTGCTCATGGAAA GTACCCACTAAAGGCAGTCAAGGTGATGCACACTGTGGCACTCAGAACAGAATCCAGCCTTTATAACCCAACTACTTCCCCTAGTCTTGTTGCATCTGCACAG GGTCTACAGAATGAGGAGTTTTCCCCAAGCCAGCTAAGTAAAATGTTTGGATCTCATGCAACGATGATGGCAAACACCCTTCGCACACCAATCATTGTATTTACACAGACCGGCTCCATGGCTGTCCTCCTGAGCCACTATCGGCCCTCGTCTACACTATTTGCATTTACAAACGA GGAACGAGTGAAGCAACGGCTGGCACTCTACCAGGGGGTCATCCCTATTCACATGCAGTTCTCTGACGACGCAGAAGAAACTTTCTCCAGAGCAATTAGCAGCTTGCTG AAAGCACAATATGTGAAGAAGGGAGACTACGTCACTCTTGTTCAGAGCGGAGTGACTTCCATCTGGAGAGAGGAATCTACTCACCACATCCAAGTGAGGAAAGTTCAGGTCTGA
- the LOC8055616 gene encoding NADH dehydrogenase [ubiquinone] 1 alpha subcomplex assembly factor 3 translates to MQNSLTLLERPAPAEEPTGRRSRREAMAAVRGQKALVALPQLVKSLRSDPVSGSARLRHLPSLRRTFSLYDQINLIDSVPEDELRFQSYDDTGFKINNVKYEGSLLIVENKIMTWAPKTFSEITAESLSIFKVVHPIPEILILGCGRHIQLVSPELRKFIRSTGMKLEAVDSRNAASTYNILNEEGRPVAAAVLPFGVTC, encoded by the exons ATGCAAAATTCCCTGACCCTTCTAGAACGACCGGCCCCAGCCGAGGAGCCGACCGGCCGGCGAAGCAGGAGGGAGGCGATGGCGGCAGTTCGGGGGCAGAAGGCTCTGGTGGCTCTGCCGCAGCTGGTGAAGTCCCTGCGGAGTGATCCCGTCTCCGGCAGCGCACGGCTCAGGCACCTTCCGTCTCTCAG GAGGACCTTCTCGTTGTACGACCAGATCAACCTCATCGACAGCGTCCCCGAAGACGAGCTCCGATTCCAGTC GTATGATGATACTGGATTCAAAATTAACAATGTAAAATATGAAGGCAGCTTATTGATTGTAGAGAACAAGATAATGACATGGGCACCCAAAACATTCTCAGAGATAACTGCTGAAAG CTTATCAATCTTCAAAGTTGTGCACCCTATCCCAG AGATCTTGATTCTTGGTTGTGGAAGACACATCCAGCTGGTCAGCCCTGAACTGCGAAAGTTCATTCGGTCAACTGGAATGAAACTAGAAGCTGTTGATTCA AGGAATGCGGCTTCAACATATAATATCCTGAACGAGGAGGGCAGGCCGGTGGCAGCTGCAGTTCTTCCCTTTGGAGTCACATGCTAA
- the LOC8055614 gene encoding probable serine/threonine-protein kinase At4g35230 yields the protein MGCFQSKVAGPLPPKDAAALPADKPADPEAANGGPDGGGDGDDKEAVKRAVPVFREFALAELRAATKGFSADLIVSESGEKAPNAVYRGRLDGGRLIAVKRFSRLSWPDPQQFLAEAAGVGKVRHKRLVNLIGCCAEGDERLLVAEYMPNDTLSKHLFHWDKQPLPWEMRLRVAYFIAQALDHCNAENRKIYHDLNAYRVLFDEEGDPRLSSFGLMKNSRDGKSYSTNLAYTPPEFLRTGRVIPESVIYSYGTVLLDLLSGKHIPPSHALDLIRGKNILLLMDSSLEGQYANEDASKLVDLASKCLQFESRDRPNIKYLLSSVGPLQKQKEVASHVFMGITKATSVLPTIYSPLGKACAGMDLSAVHDILLKTGYKDDEGAENELSFQEWTQQVQEMLNTKKFGDIAFRDKDFKTAIDYYSKLVAMMSTPSATVFARRSFSYLMNGQAELALRDAMQAQVCMPEWPTAFYLQALALSKLGMETDAQDMLNDGATFEAKKQNGWRS from the exons ATGGGGTGCTTCCAGTCCAAGGTGGCGGGCCCCCTGCCGCCCAAGGACGCCGCCGCGCTCCCCGCCGACAAGCCTGCAGATCCCG AGGCGGCGAACGGCGGCCCCGACGGGGGAGGCGACGGCGACGACAAGGAGGCGGTGAAGCGCGCGGTGCCCGTGTTCAGGGAGTTCGCGCTCGCCGAGCTGCGCGCCGCCACCAAGGGGTTCAGCGCCGACCTCATCGTCTCCGAGAGCGGCGAGAAGGCGCCCAACGCCGTCTACCGCGGCCGGCTCGACGGCGGCCGGCTCATCGCCGTCAAGCGCTTCTCGCGCCTCTCCTGGCCTGACCCGCAGCAGTTCCTC GCGGAGGCGGCGGGCGTGGGGAAGGTGCGGCACAAGCGCCTCGTCAACCTCATTGGTTGCTGCGCAGAGGGTGACGAGAGGCTGCTCGTCGCCGAGTACATGCCCAACGACACCCTGTCCAAGCATCTCTTCCACT GGGATAAGCAGCCGTTACCATGGGAAATGAGGCTGAGGGTTGCATATTTCATTGCGCAAGCTCTCGACCATTGCAATGCCGAGAACAGGAAAATCTATCATGATTTGAATGCTTATAGAGTACTTTTTGACGAG GAAGGTGATCCCCGCTTGTCAAGTTTTGGATTAATGAAGAACAGCCGTGATGGAAAAAGTTATAGTACTAACCTGGCTTACACTCCACCAGAGTTTCTGCGAACTG GCAGAGTAATTCCCGAGAGTGTGATATATAGCTATGGAACTGTCCTGTTGGATCTTTTGAGCGGAAAACACATTCCTCCTAGTCAT GCCCTAGATTTAATAAGGGGAAAGAATATACTGTTGCTGATGGATTCCTCCTTAGAAGGCCAGTATGCTAATGAAGATGCTTCGAAATTGGTTGATCTTGCATCAAAGTGTCTGCAATTTGAATCTAGGGATAGACCAAACATAAAGTATCTTTTGTcgtctgttggtcctcttcagAAGCAAAAGGAG GTTGCATCACATGTGTTCATGGGTATTACAAAAGCTACATCAGTACTGCCAACCATTTATTCTCCACTTGGGAAGGCCTGTGCTGGTATGGATCTTTCGGCGGTGCATGATATTTTGCTCAAAACAGGTTATAAAGATGATGAGGGTGCAGAAAACGAG TTATCCTTTCAAGAATGGACCCAGCAAGTGCAAGAGATGCTGAACACAAAGAAGTTTGGGGACATTGCGTTTAGAGATAAGGATTTTAAGACTGCAATTGACTACTACTCCAAG CTAGTGGCAATGATGTCAACGCCTTCAGCTACAGTTTTTGCTAGGCGCAGTTTTTCCTACTTGATGAATGGGCAAGCAGAACTTGCTCTACGGGACGCTATGCAGGCTCAGGTCTGCATGCCTGAGTGGCCTACAGCCTTCTACCTCCAAGCCCTTGCTCTTTCAAAGCTCGGCATGGAAACCGATGCGCAGGACATGCTCAACGATGGAGCCACATTTGAGGCCAAGAAGCAAAACGGCTGGCGTAGTTAG
- the LOC8055617 gene encoding tobamovirus multiplication protein 2B, which produces MAATAGGGGGGGAKAAVAEQIAQAVRSTSNLLQLMEQSSPAQVHLAKLPKNLLEKASFAKNTEHVLHQLPQVISSLDAYMDRSLQSASQIKTVTQLLSNMENTQLRSMLPSSQTKKDQKSSEP; this is translated from the exons ATGGCTGCGAcggccggcggcggtggcggtggaggGGCTaaggcggcggtggcggagcAGATAGCACAGGCAGTGCGGTCCACCTCCAACCTTCTCCAGCTCATGGAGCAGTCCTCCCCCGCGCAG GTTCACTTGGCAAAACTACCCAAGAACCTGTTGGAAAAGGCATCCTTTGCAAAGAACACAGAGCAT GTGCTGCACCAGCTACCTCAAGTAATTTCATCCTTGGATGCTTATATGGACAGGAGTTTGCAAAG TGCCTCTCAAATTAAGACTGTCACACAGCTCTTGTCAAACATGGAGAACACTCAGCTGAGGTCCATGTTGCCTTCCTCTCAAACGAAGAAAGATCAAAAGAGTTCTGAACCTTAG